The Bos indicus x Bos taurus breed Angus x Brahman F1 hybrid chromosome 13, Bos_hybrid_MaternalHap_v2.0, whole genome shotgun sequence genome includes a region encoding these proteins:
- the CD93 gene encoding complement component C1q receptor, translated as MASSAGLLLLLLLLSIQSRAENTTDWEAVVCAGSACYTAHRHKLSAEDAQLHCSKKGGNLATVKSEEEAWHIQGALTQLLLLGPPLQERSKFWIGLQREKGTCSDSSLPLKGFSWLGDGEDSQYNNWYKEVRSTCTHRRCVSLILDLSVPGLASGLSKWVDGPCGHSGFPGMNIEGFVCKFSFKGMCRPLTLGGPGQVNYTTPFQATSSSLQAVPFASMATVACEDGNEGRQHYFLCKEKAPSEFDWDSSGPLCVSPKFGCDFNNGGCQQDCFEGGDGSFRCGCRPGFRLLDDLVSCASRNPCSSNPCGGEATCFPGSLGTDFTCHCPPGYQLDSTQRDCVDVDECRDNPCAQDCVNTPGSFRCECWVGFEPGGPEEGACVDVDECAPGHSPCAQSCTNTEGSFYCSCEEGYELAEEDGTQCLDVDECEVQQGGLCDSLCFNTEGSFRCGCLPGWELDPNGVSCTGGHTSLGPPTGFPLREDTGNGEGKLQSSATVSSRSGDNPEGTSTVVPSNRRLSLPARVPTSLPPSEMLAPSATPGVWMEPSTHYPTATTGHRESAGEDFTAKQSEQGTDGQQLLLFYILGTVVAILLLLALALGLLVCRKRRAKKEEKKQQPQSAADSYAWVPERAESRAMENPYSPTPGTDC; from the exons ATGGCCAGTTCCGCtggcctactgctgctgctgctgctgctgtcgatCCAGTCCCGGGCAGAGAACACCACTGACTGGGAGGCCGTGGTCTGCGCAGGGTCTGCCTGCTACACGGCCCACAGGCACAAGCTGAGTGCGGAGGATGCCCAGCTCCATTGCAGCAAGAAAGGGGGCAATCTGGCCACGGTGAAGAGTGAGGAGGAGGCCTGGCACATCCAGGGTGCCCTGACCCAGCTCCTGCTGCTGGGGCCGCCCCTGCAAGAACGCTCGAAATTCTGGATTGGGCTCCAGCGAGAGAAAGGCACTTGCTCGGACAGCAGCCTGCCTCTGAAGGGCTTCAGCTGGCTGGGTGATGGGGAGGACTCACAGTACAACAACTGGTACAAAGAAGTTAGGAGCACCTGTACCCACAGGCGCTGCGTGTCCCTGATTCTGGACCTGTCTGTGCCGGGCTTGGCCAGCGGCCTCTCCAAGTGGGTCGATGGTCCTTGTGGGCACTCCGGGTTTCCTGGGATGAACATCGAGGGCTTTGTGTGCAAGTTCAGCTTCAAAGGCATGTGCCGGCCGCTGACCCTGGGGGGCCCGGGTCAGGTGAACTACACGACCCCTTTCCAGGCTACCAGCTCCTCCCTGCAGGCCGTGCCCTTTGCCTCGATGGCCACCGTGGCCTGTGAGGACGGGAATGAGGGCAGGCAGCACTACTTCCTGTGCAAGGAGAAGGCCCCCAGCGAGTTTGACTGGGACAGCTCAGGGCCCCTCTGTGTGAGCCCCAAGTTCGGCTGCGACTTCAACAATGGAGGCTGCCAGCAGGACTGCTTCGAGGGTGGGGATGGCTCCTTCCGATGCGGCTGCCGGCCGGGGTTCCGGCTGCTGGACGACCTGGTCAGTTGCGCCTCTCGGAACCCTTGCAGCTCCAACCCGTGCGGAGGGGAGGCCACGTGCTTCCCCGGGTCCCTCGGAACAGACTTTACGTGCCACTGTCCCCCAGGCTACCAGCTGGACTCGACTCAGCGGGACTGTGTGGACGTGGATGAGTGCCGGGACAACCCCTGTGCCCAGGACTGTGTCAACACCCCTGGGAGCTTCCGCTGTGAGTGCTGGGTGGGCTTTGAGCCTGGCGGCCCTGAAGAGGGGGCCTGCGTGGATGTGGACGAGTGTGCCCCTGGCCACTCGCCCTGCGCCCAGAGCTGCACCAACACCGAGGGCTCCTTCTATTGCTCCTGCGAGGAGGGCTACGAGCTGGCTGAGGAGGACGGCACCCAGTGCCTGGACGTGGACGAGTGTGAGGTCCAGCAGGGTGGCCTCTGCGACAGCCTGTGCTTCAACACGGAGGGGTCCTTCCGCTGTGGCTGCCTGCCGGGCTGGGAGCTGGACCCCAAcggcgtctcctgcactggggggCACACGTCATTGGGACCACCGACCGGGTTTCCCCTTAGGGAAGACACGGGAAATGGAGAAGGGAAGCTCCAGTCTTCTGCCACTGTGTCCAGTCGCAGCGGGGACAACCCTGAGGGTACCTCCACAGTGGTGCCCTCCAACAGGAGACTCTCCCTCCCAGCTAGggtccccacctccctgcccccatcgGAGATGCTGGCCCCCAGTGCGACGCCTGGGGTCTGGATGGAGCCCAGCACCCATTACCCCACAGCCACCACCGGCCACAGGGAGTCTGCAGGCGAGGATTTCACAGCCAAGCAGAGCGAGCAGGGCACAGACGGACAGCAGCTGCTCTTATTTTACATTCTTGGCACCGTGGTGGCCATCCTGCTCCTGCTAGCTCTGGCCTTAGGGCTGCTGGTCTGTCGCAAGCGCAGGgccaagaaggaggagaagaagcaGCAGCCGCAGAGCGCAGCGGACAGCTACGCCTGGGTCCCCGAGCGGGCTGAGAGCAGAGCCATGGAGAACCCCTACAG TCCGACGCCGGGGACAGACTGCTGA